The stretch of DNA tattagtgggtgggtgggtgggtgcaTGTCTGAAATCAAACGCTAAGAGAAATCTACCTCTTCCTGACTGGTGGCGGTTGGTTATTCCCAATTAAAGGCCTTTTTTTATGTTCCCAAGGGGAACTCTGTCTCCAATCGTGGGTTTATTGGTTTAAGACAGCGATCTAGGCTAACACAACGCTTCTTCGGTGCTATCGGTCCTGTCCGCAGAGGGTCACCCACAGCGAGTTTTCCTTCGCACgtcacaaaacaaaactgtacaTTGTACATGATATGTATTACAGGATGTATGCAGCATGGTCGGTTTTGTTTGCTCTcgggtttggttttgtttcacttttttttttttttttttctcctcctcctctcctcttttttcctctttttttttttccttttttttttttttcccgaacgGAATTGGAAACAGCGACGTGTTTGCTCAGCAACTAATCAGGGACAATTTAAAAACAGCCATAACATACCATACATGCTGTCTaatccaaaaattaaaaaaaaaaaaaatagaataaaataaaccaaccaaaataaaaaaacaacccaaaacaaaaaaaaaaaaaaaaaaaaaaccccaacatacACAACATGTAAATTATTGCACAAGAGAAAGGCTCAAAGTTTGCGTAAAATGCAATAGTATTGCCCCGATACAGATCATGCATTCAAACGgtgagaacaaaaagaaaataaacagggtGTGCTGGTGACAAGCACTTTCCAAATATCCTTAGCTTCCATGACTTCCATCACAAGGGACTAGAAAACCTCTACGGGGATGCGGGATGGGTGAGGGACGGGGGtggatggggaggggggggtACGAATATACCTCTATTCAGTTTTTATCTCGTTATTCAAGACTCGATCACTGTGccattttttcatgtgtttctcCAGGGTACTGTACACGCTAAAAGGCATCTTACAAATCTCGCATTTGTAAACGTCCTTTCCCACCTGCCCGTGTGTTTTCATGTGCCGGGTGAGCTTGCTACTCTGGGCGCAGGCGTAGTTGCAAAGCTCACACTTATACGGCCTCTCGCCCGTGTGGCTCCGTCTGTGGACGGTGAGATTACTACAGTTCTTGAAGACCTTCCCACAGTACTCACAAGTGTCGCTGCGTCTGCCCTCTTTTGAGCTGGGCCTGCCAGGGCCCGGGCCACTAATATGGGGGGTGCTCCCTCCGCTTCCCGTGCCGCTGCGGCCTGAGATCCCTCCGTCCAGCTCGCCCGGCGGCGTGGAGAAGCGCAGGCTGCCGTTCTCCGAGGAGTGCTCGGAGGAGGAGGCGAAGGGCGATTGTCGGGAGTCGCCGAAGCTGAGGAAGGGGTCCTTCAGCTGCCGGGAGGCGGCGTAGCCCGCCAGCCACTGGGAGTAAACGTTCTCGGTGTTGGGCATGGCGGCGGCCGGCAGGTCGAACTCCTTCTCCAGCTTGATGCGTTTGGAGAAGgggctcagggagctggggctacccagcagcagctttttggACAGGCCTCCCGAGGCGGACTCCCCCGGGGAGCAGCCCCGGCCGTTGACGGCCCCCTCATCGATGCGGTCGGACTCGCCGGCCACAGAGTCTTCGTCGCAAGTGTCCCTGTGCACCTCGGGCTCGGGGAGGTGGCCCCGCTTGTGTTTCTCCCCCAGGACCTGGTGGAAGGCCTCGCTGAAGTGCTGCATGGAGCTCAAGACCATGCCCTGCATGACGTCCGGCATCGACCGGCCCTCCTCGCCAGCCCGTGAGTTGTTCTCGTGGTGACGGGCCGCCTCCAGGCTCATCCCAAAGCCATAGTCCGGCCTGTCGCTCTCATTCAagtcctcctcctcttcctcctcctcctcctcctcttcctcctcctcctcctcctcttcctcatccccGTTCTCAGGGATCATGTTGGGGTCATTCTCGCTCTTGAACTTGGCCACCACGGACTTGAGGGCACTGCTGGCGCTGCCCACCAGGTCGCTGGTGCCCGGCTCAGGGGAGCTGGCGGTGGAGAGCCCATCATCCGACTTCACTGTCATGGGGGAGGACTTGTGCATGTGGGTCTTCATGTGGCGCTTCAGCTTGCTGGCCTGCGTGCAGGCGTGGTCGCAGAGGTTGCACTTGTAGGGCTTCTCCCCCGTGTGGCTCCGGCGGTGGACCACCAGGTTGCTCTGAAACTTGAAGGTCTTCCCGCAGAACTCGCAGGACTTGGACTTCAtggggggctgggagggaggaggagcagactgcagaggaggaaggggcGGCGTGGCCAGGAACGGGGGCTTGCTGCCGGGCTGGAAGGGCTGCAGCAACCTTTGCATAGGGCTGGGCCGGCTCGGGGACAAGGGTGGGCTGGAGGTGTTGCCGGCCAGCTCCCGCAGCCTCCGTGAGAAATCCATAGCGGGGGGCTCCATCGCCATGGGGTTCAGTCGCAGCACCCTGTCAAAGGCACTAGGGTGATGGGTGGCCAGAGCCATTTCTTCCGCACCCAGGCGCTCAATGCGATGCGGATCCAAATGGTGCCTCGGGGGAGGGCTAAAGAGGGGCGGCGTGGGTGGGAAACgcccttctcccagccccgACGCCTCCCTCGAGACCGAGCCGGGTATTCTGAGCAGGTTAAAAGGGTTATTGTCTGCAATGTGAATCCCGTGGAGAGGTGGCTGGGAAGGGCACTCTGCACCTAGTCCTGTTGGGATACCAACCCGTGGCGTCAGGGGGCTGCCGTGCTCGCTTTCTAGGTAGATCCGTAAGCCGTGCGTGTTCTGTGCGTGCTGCAAGAGGAACCAGGCGCTGTTGAAAGGCTGTTTACAAGTCGTACACGTGTAGCTGCTGGGCTCGTCTTTACCtgcaaaacaacacaacaaGCAGCGTCAATCTCCGGCCGTCCAGCGGCGGGCGAGCGCTCGCCTCCCCGCCTaacctcctctccccctccGGGACactcagctgggagctggggaagggacaTCCCAGCTGAGGGACACGCAGGGGACACGGATGGGAAGAGTTAAGGGACACAATGGGGAGATCCAAACCCACGCCAAGCACATCCACCTCATCCCAACCATGCCCAGCTCTGGGTTCAAAAATGAACCACGGCGGGTAACCATAGCACAAAACAAGctatgaaaaaaaggagatgttAAAGTCAGTCAGTGCCAGCTCCAACTCAACAGACATTATGCTGCAAGAGGCTGCTAGGATTTAGAGGGCGggtaaataaatatgtaaataaatatataaatggataaataaatataaaataaataaatccccTTCTGAAAAGCACTCCACATAGATCAGTTCAAAGCATCAGAACTGCCAGCAAGCTGGGCATCGACACATTTTTAGTCTCCTCCTTATTTTGAGACTAACAATGTGTATAAAATTAAGCATCAATTTCTGCTCCTTAGCAGAGATTCAACTCTggggcaaggaaaaaaataaaaataagaagggaaagaaaaaaaaaatcgagcatgggacagggaaaggggaagatAGAGAGAGCGGCAGCTCCGCCAGGGAAAGAGCTGGAGGGTGGCCAGGAGGCCTGGCCGAGCGCCCTGCCAGAGCCGCATTATTTCTCTCGCGCTGAAAAGAAGCTGAGGATGGTAAATGCCACTTTGGCAAGTAGCGAGCTAACTCTATTtcatgataatttatttttggagATAACACGGACATTATAAAAGAGCAACCAACTAATAAATAACTAAACAAAAAGCCGGCTAATAATGACAGCAGAAAGCAGCCCCTTCTAATATATGGCAAAACAAGGGGGATGAATAACTTTTTGAGGGCCGCCCACGAGGGAAGAGCGGCGTGAGATATGGCGAAGGTGAGGGTGCCTTTATTGATTACTGGGATTTTGCGAATAATTCACTTCCACCCCCACATGGATGCTTTTTGCTAAACGCTGGTAAACCAAAGCTGGAGCTAAGAGAAGGATATAAATTCATTTCCAGCCTTGTTCAGCAGTTCTCACAGAGCTGTTGTTTAGTgatattttaacaaataaaaataacattgcGGTTTGCTGAGAGATAAACCAGGAGCCCTCCAAGGGCATCAGCACTTGGGGTGGTACTGGCCTTCACCACATATTCCTGCCCTGACCCAACATTTGTATCCCAAGGAATCTGCTCCTTAGGCATCTCTCTTGGGTAAACAGTCTGCACTAAGAGTTGCTCCCATTAGGTTTCCCCTACTTGCcgaaaataaaggaaaagaaaatctaaaaaactAAATAAGGCAAATTAGGAAAGGGAACATCGCTCAATCTGCGCCCATCTTGTTTCCCATCTcacaggggaggaggggaggaaaaacaTCATGTGATCATTTTCCTTCTGAGTGATCTGGGGATACAGGACAGAACTAGGcatctttaatgtcccttccaacccaaaccattctgtgatcctatgagATCCAGCATTGGCTGtactgctccatcccagcttccctccctgcctcctggctCTGCCGCTATTCTACGTTTGGCCTGAGAAGCTGAATCAGGCAAGCAAAGAGCCTCAATCGTCTACAGCAGGCATTTAACACTTTAATCACTTTAAAAGCCCTTGGAATAATATTTAACATTTCATCCTGAAGCCGGCGTTGGAATAAAATGCACTGTGGTGTTTAGTATGTGCCAGGCATGTGAGCACAGATAAATACTTCAATCTGCTGAAATTAGAGGGAAATTCAATTGGACTTTCACATTCCTATGCTCATTTGTGAGctcaggggggaaaaaaaaaataatcttgcttCACCATAATGAAGTGGAAGTTTTTAACACCACGGTAGGAGCTAACAACGAAACACTACCTCGCCTCTCTACCTTATAGATCAGGTCagagaaaatagcattttatcTTATAATGAGGATACAACATCGAGCATTTGCTACCACATTTTAGTATTCCCATCAACTAGATATTCTAGATCATAAGGGCAGCTCGTGTAATCATAATGTCAATGAGAAGGGCTGTTACGACTGAGACTAAAGATTACatggaaaaagctgctttgaaaCTGGTAATTATTACCAGTCCACTAATAGCAAATGATGCATTACAGTTTCACCGTATAATCTGTATTTCACTCAGCTCCTGCCAGTGCGGCCTTATTATATTACAGCGTTCACAAATTCTAAATTCCTAAGCTACACTCATCAATAAATGTGTTACTTCCCATAATTTGCAAAATTACTTTGTTCATAACATCTTCGACTGTTATAAAGACTGGAATTGATTTCCTGCGTGGCAAAATTAGGGCTACATTGATTTAGTGGAGTGTAAAATGTAAGATTATTCTTCATGTGCTTGcctgaaaaacaagttttcaatTCACTGTCCGTGTTTGGTAATCAAGataataatttacatttaaaatcatgtttatgTACAGAACTTCCCTAAACAACCCAACATTTTCAAGGGAGCAATGTAAAACCAGGCAACAAAACGAAGGAGCGAAACAGTTAAAATCCACCATTTGTCTCCACCTCCTGCTCTGAAGAGACATGATTTCTAATTTGTCTATTAGTGCTTGATTAATTATGAAGGCTATTGACTGACCATATCACCATCTAGAGATATGTTCCAGTCTGATGCAGCCTTGCAAAACTGCGAAAATTATGGCACTAATCCACAGCAACAAGACGGGTCCTTAGACTGCTGCGGCAATCCCCGGGTCTGGAAGGGACTCGCCTTTCCTTGCTCCCATCCAACCACCACCATGGGTTCTTTGGGACACTGTTTGGGTCCCCTCAAGAGTCAGATGGGATTGCAGGACCCAAAGGCTGCATCCACTGATGTCTCCTAGCTGTGGGCCGCCCCTGTCCACACAGCTTTCCCAGCTAACACATGTGGGCAAGACCACGGGCAAGCAAGGTGGGTCTCACAGCAGGGAGATGCAATAGCCTGTGCTGGCAAAGGACAGAGCTGGAGAATGCCCCACAGGGCTTTTTGTGCCTCATCATCCACCAGGATAATGTGATGGGATATGTCATCAATTGAGATGCCACTGGGGCTTTCAGCTGATTTCCAAGAGAAGTCACTGCTGAACCAGCTCTCCTTGGCCatcagcagcagggctggagctcacatcctggggctggagctcaCATCCTTGGCTACTTCTCATTCAGGAATGTGAGGCTGAAAGGGATCCCCAGCTCTCACCCTCCGACCTTCCCTGCAGTACGTGTCACTGTGACCAACACAGCGTCTTTCAGTAAAGCACAACCTCCTCCAGCCCCGCAAATTGTGGGGCAGAGCGCAAAATCCCAGTGGAATGTATTCAAACCAGCTCAGCAGACATGGAGAGCACCCACTGCTTGCCACCACAGTCAGTTCCCACAGCTAATCACACTCACAGACAGGTACTGGGATACACCTGAACTTCTCTGGCTCTAATTTCTACCTGTTCTCTTtatattttgaggttttttgtggTTGAAACATGGAAAAGCTCTTGATACACAACGGGCCCCCTCACACACACCAAGGTGTTCTTCGTGAAATCGAGGCACACTTCAAAATCCAGTTATTTTTCCATCCTGAGGCCACCCCTTCACTACTCAAGGACCAGCCTAGCCCTTCTTATCCTGGCATCATGCTGGGAAGGACCTGATTTTCCTTTCAGcctcccacagagctgctgccttccaggGTACTGCACCCAGCTCTGTAAGCACATCCCCAATTCCACTCTTCCAGCCAAGGaccacagcaggctggagccAATGTCTTCTCAACACACCCTTCCTGACAGTCTTTCCAGACCATCCCATTAACCTGCCCCTCTTGCTCTGCACCCGCCTTTGCTTTACCCACAACGCCAATCAACCAGAATTGCATATTAATTTCTAAATCACCATCGAAGCACTAAGCACCACTGAGGCTCCCATCAGCACCTGCTGAGCTCTCCAGCTAAGCCCGCACATTCCCAAATCTGGTGGCCAGCTCTGCATCACCTGTGCTAGCAGTACCACCCAGTGCTTGATCTTCCCACACGCAATGTCACAGCGCTGTGCAGAGTCTATTTCATCTACATTTATCAACCAAAGTTGTCATCTAGAAGAATGAAATCAGGTTTATTTGACAAGATCTATATTCCATAA from Corvus cornix cornix isolate S_Up_H32 chromosome 3, ASM73873v5, whole genome shotgun sequence encodes:
- the BCL11A gene encoding B-cell lymphoma/leukemia 11A isoform X2 — protein: MSRRKQGKPQHLSKREFSPEPLEAILTDDEPEHGTLGAPEGDHDLLTCGQCQMNFPLGDILIFIEHKRKQCNGSLCLEKAVDKPPSPSPSELKKASNPVEVGIQVTPEDDDCLSTSSRGICPKQEHIAGKDEPSSYTCTTCKQPFNSAWFLLQHAQNTHGLRIYLESEHGSPLTPRVGIPTGLGAECPSQPPLHGIHIADNNPFNLLRIPGSVSREASGLGEGRFPPTPPLFSPPPRHHLDPHRIERLGAEEMALATHHPSAFDRVLRLNPMAMEPPAMDFSRRLRELAGNTSSPPLSPSRPSPMQRLLQPFQPGSKPPFLATPPLPPLQSAPPPSQPPMKSKSCEFCGKTFKFQSNLVVHRRSHTGEKPYKCNLCDHACTQASKLKRHMKTHMHKSSPMTVKSDDGLSTASSPEPGTSDLVGSASSALKSVVAKFKSENDPNMIPENGDEEEEEEEEEEEEEEEEEEEDLNESDRPDYGFGMSLEAARHHENNSRAGEEGRSMPDVMQGMVLSSMQHFSEAFHQVLGEKHKRGHLPEPEVHRDTCDEDSVAGESDRIDEGAVNGRGCSPGESASGGLSKKLLLGSPSSLSPFSKRIKLEKEFDLPAAAMPNTENVYSQWLAGYAASRQLKDPFLSFGDSRQSPFASSSEHSSENGSLRFSTPPGELDGGISGRSGTGSGGSTPHISGPGPGRPSSKEGRRSDTCSAYPPSWRSAQGAPDVWQFSDGSSRALKF
- the BCL11A gene encoding B-cell lymphoma/leukemia 11A isoform X1, which translates into the protein MSRRKQGKPQHLSKREFSPEPLEAILTDDEPEHGTLGAPEGDHDLLTCGQCQMNFPLGDILIFIEHKRKQCNGSLCLEKAVDKPPSPSPSELKKASNPVEVGIQVTPEDDDCLSTSSRGICPKQEHIAGKDEPSSYTCTTCKQPFNSAWFLLQHAQNTHGLRIYLESEHGSPLTPRVGIPTGLGAECPSQPPLHGIHIADNNPFNLLRIPGSVSREASGLGEGRFPPTPPLFSPPPRHHLDPHRIERLGAEEMALATHHPSAFDRVLRLNPMAMEPPAMDFSRRLRELAGNTSSPPLSPSRPSPMQRLLQPFQPGSKPPFLATPPLPPLQSAPPPSQPPMKSKSCEFCGKTFKFQSNLVVHRRSHTGEKPYKCNLCDHACTQASKLKRHMKTHMHKSSPMTVKSDDGLSTASSPEPGTSDLVGSASSALKSVVAKFKSENDPNMIPENGDEEEEEEEEEEEEEEEEEEEDLNESDRPDYGFGMSLEAARHHENNSRAGEEGRSMPDVMQGMVLSSMQHFSEAFHQVLGEKHKRGHLPEPEVHRDTCDEDSVAGESDRIDEGAVNGRGCSPGESASGGLSKKLLLGSPSSLSPFSKRIKLEKEFDLPAAAMPNTENVYSQWLAGYAASRQLKDPFLSFGDSRQSPFASSSEHSSENGSLRFSTPPGELDGGISGRSGTGSGGSTPHISGPGPGRPSSKEGRRSDTCEYCGKVFKNCSNLTVHRRSHTGERPYKCELCNYACAQSSKLTRHMKTHGQVGKDVYKCEICKMPFSVYSTLEKHMKKWHSDRVLNNEIKTE
- the BCL11A gene encoding B-cell lymphoma/leukemia 11A isoform X4, which gives rise to MSRRKQGKPQHLSKREFSPEPLEAILTDDEPEHGTLGAPEGDHDLLTCGQCQMNFPLGDILIFIEHKRKQCNGSLCLEKAVDKPPSPSPSELKKASNPVEVGIQVTPEDDDCLSTSSRGICPKQEHIAGKDEPSSYTCTTCKQPFNSAWFLLQHAQNTHGLRIYLESEHGSPLTPRVGIPTGLGAECPSQPPLHGIHIADNNPFNLLRIPGSVSREASGLGEGRFPPTPPLFSPPPRHHLDPHRIERLGAEEMALATHHPSAFDRVLRLNPMAMEPPAMDFSRRLRELAGNTSSPPLSPSRPSPMQRLLQPFQPGSKPPFLATPPLPPLQSAPPPSQPPMKSKSCEFCGKTFKFQSNLVVHRRSHTGEKPYKCNLCDHACTQASKLKRHMKTHMHKSSPMTVKSDDGLSTASSPEPGTSDLVGSASSALKSVVAKFKSENDPNMIPENGDEEEEEEEEEEEEEEEEEEEDLNESDRPDYGFGMSLEAARHHENNSRAGEEGRSMPDVMQGMVLSSMQHFSEAFHQVLGEKHKRGHLPEPEVHRDTCDEDSVAGESDRIDEGAVNGRGCSPGESASGGLSKKLLLGSPSSLSPFSKRIKLEKEFDLPAAAMPNTENVYSQWLAGYAASRQLKDPFLSFGDSRQSPFASSSEHSSENGSLRFSTPPGELDGGISGRSGTGSGGSTPHISGPGPGRPSSKEGRRSDTCEYCGKVFKNCSNLTVHRRSHTGERPYKCELCNYACAQSSKLTRHMKTHGQVRRTPPAGAAPREPRMSGSFRMEVQEHLNSERR
- the BCL11A gene encoding B-cell lymphoma/leukemia 11A isoform X3, whose amino-acid sequence is MSRRKQGKPQHLSKREFSPEPLEAILTDDEPEHGTLGAPEGDHDLLTCGQCQMNFPLGDILIFIEHKRKQCNGSLCLEKAVDKPPSPSPSELKKASNPVEVGIQVTPEDDDCLSTSSRGICPKQEHIAGKDEPSSYTCTTCKQPFNSAWFLLQHAQNTHGLRIYLESEHGSPLTPRVGIPTGLGAECPSQPPLHGIHIADNNPFNLLRIPGSVSREASGLGEGRFPPTPPLFSPPPRHHLDPHRIERLGAEEMALATHHPSAFDRVLRLNPMAMEPPAMDFSRRLRELAGNTSSPPLSPSRPSPMQRLLQPFQPGSKPPFLATPPLPPLQSAPPPSQPPMKSKSCEFCGKTFKFQSNLVVHRRSHTGEKPYKCNLCDHACTQASKLKRHMKTHMHKSSPMTVKSDDGLSTASSPEPGTSDLVGSASSALKSVVAKFKSENDPNMIPENGDEEEEEEEEEEEEEEEEEEEDLNESDRPDYGFGMSLEAARHHENNSRAGEEGRSMPDVMQGMVLSSMQHFSEAFHQVLGEKHKRGHLPEPEVHRDTCDEDSVAGESDRIDEGAVNGRGCSPGESASGGLSKKLLLGSPSSLSPFSKRIKLEKEFDLPAAAMPNTENVYSQWLAGYAASRQLKDPFLSFGDSRQSPFASSSEHSSENGSLRFSTPPGELDGGISGRSGTGSGGSTPHISGPGPGRPSSKEGRRSDTCEYCGKVFKNCSNLTVHRRSHTGERPYKCELCNYACAQSSKLTRHMKTHGQVGKDVYKCEICKMPFSVYSTLEKHMKKWHSDRVLNNEIKKLRIFGKCLSPAHPVYFLFVLTV